One Cetobacterium ceti genomic window carries:
- a CDS encoding IS3 family transposase: MPTENSFSHFKSESIYLNTTKNYYNNKRIPKKLNNLSPIEYRTKIA, from the coding sequence ATGCCAACAGAAAACTCCTTTAGCCATTTTAAATCAGAATCAATATATCTAAATACAACAAAGAATTATTATAATAACAAAAGAATTCCCAAAAAATTAAATAATCTTAGTCCTATAGAATATAGAACTAAGATCGCTTAA
- a CDS encoding OmpW family outer membrane protein — protein sequence MKKLILATLILSLGTSVFAKEIIQQPVVEEVQEEVVEIAPVEAVVEPVKEQKRDTHIYFKAGANLISRYSEYKDKGLYGDPEQKITKGKTKGFGYELAIEGTKDVTDNLEMGLGIAYQNNNEFKKYSYMIEQESESTTFGKYNSVPVYLTGKYNFNTDSNWKPYIKANLGYSFNIQEKDVKNYYENGRDSYKLKVKNGVYAGIGTGVEYDNFLVDLTYSVNYAKATIHGDNAKTKSQRLDYGRIVLSVGYKLDI from the coding sequence ATGAAAAAGTTAATATTGGCAACATTAATTTTATCGTTAGGAACATCAGTATTTGCTAAAGAAATTATTCAACAACCAGTAGTTGAAGAAGTTCAAGAAGAAGTAGTTGAAATTGCTCCGGTAGAGGCTGTTGTTGAACCAGTAAAAGAACAGAAAAGAGATACACATATATATTTTAAAGCGGGAGCAAATTTGATTTCAAGATATTCAGAATATAAAGATAAAGGACTTTATGGAGATCCTGAGCAAAAAATAACAAAAGGAAAAACTAAAGGATTTGGATATGAATTAGCTATTGAAGGAACTAAAGATGTAACAGATAATTTAGAAATGGGATTAGGGATAGCTTATCAGAATAATAATGAATTTAAAAAATATTCTTATATGATTGAACAAGAATCAGAAAGTACAACTTTTGGAAAATACAATTCAGTTCCAGTATATTTAACAGGAAAATATAATTTTAATACAGATAGCAATTGGAAACCGTATATTAAAGCTAACTTAGGATATTCTTTTAATATTCAAGAAAAAGACGTTAAGAATTATTATGAAAATGGAAGAGATAGCTATAAATTAAAAGTAAAAAATGGAGTATATGCAGGAATAGGGACAGGAGTAGAATATGATAATTTCTTAGTAGATTTAACCTACTCAGTAAATTATGCTAAAGCTACAATACATGGAGATAATGCAAAAACTAAATCTCAAAGATTAGATTATGGAAGAATAGTATTATCAGTAGGATATAAATTAGATATCTAA